GTGCGATACGCGATGCCGACAACGTAATTTTACGCGTGACGAACGTTTCACCCCGACGTTCGGATTCGTGGTTGAAAAGAATGCCGTTTACCGCAAACATGCCGTACGATTCACGGTAGTTTTTGGTAATCCAGTAGGCATATATCTTTGCTACGCCATAGGGAGACCGCGGGTAAAAAGGAGTGGTTTCTTTTTGCGGGACCTCCTGCACTTTTCCGTATAATTCGGATGTGGAAGCCTGGTAAATACGCGTGGTTTCCGTAAGTCCGCAAATCCGGACGGCCTCCAGCAAACGGAGCGTACCGATGCCGTCCGTCTCGGCGGTATATTCCGGAAGTTCAAAGGAAACCTTTACGTGCGACTGCGCCGCCAGGTTATAGATTTCGTCGGGTTTTAGCTGTTGGACAAGCCGGATCAGGTTCGTTGAATCCGTCATGTCCCCATAATGAAGCGAAATCCGTTTCTTTTGATGTAAATCTTTTAGAAGGGAGTCTATATACAGGTGCTCGATCCGCTCGGTATTAAAAGTGGAACTCCGCCGAATGATCCCGTGCACCTCATAGCCTTTCTCCAACAGGAGCTCGGCCAGGTAAGAACCATCCTGCCCGTTAATGCCTGTGATAAGCGCTTTTTTCATGTAAATAAAGTAAGGAGCAAATATACTAAACACACACCAACGAACGTCTTTTTTTACAGCGCGCCCTTTGGCGCAGCGTATTTCCGTTATTTTTGTTCAATCAACCCTTTGCATGGAGCGTACCAACCGTTTTTTTCCGGTCCTTTTTTCGCTGGTCTTACTGAGTGAGATGTATTTTTCCTTCCACTTCAACGTGTTGTTGCAATTGGGAGTGTTGACCCTGATCGTGTTTTCTTTGAAGCGGATTAAGATGCCGCCCTCCGTCCTATCGCAAGCTACGCCTTTGGTGGTGCTGTTTTTGCTGGGTTTTATAGGGTTATTGTTCCAGGGGTACCCACTAAAAGAGATCGTAAAAGACGTGCTGCACTTTGGTAAGCCCCTACTGGCCCTGTCTATCGGATACTTTGTCGCCCGAAGTCTGTCCGATTACAGAACGTTTTTCAAAATTATCGTCACGGTAGCGCTGCTGGCCGCAGCCATTCACATTTTTAACGTGTTCTTTCTGGTCGGGATCCATTCGTCTATCGAGGATGTACGGGAGGGGTTTCTCGATAATTTCATCGAGTTATTCGCCATGGTGATACTGTGGTTCGGCCGTAAAGAATTCCCGCTGTTCGGACCCCGTAAGCGCTTCCTGTTTCTCGCCTTATTGGGCCTTTCTTCCGCACTATATTTTTCAAGGGCGACGTTCGTCGTTGCCATTCTGCTCACCGTGTCGGCACTTGGCTATTCCCGCCTTAATAAAACGGCATTAAAGGCCCTAGTGCTTGTCGGAATTGTGGTAGGAGGGTTGTTTGTATACCTGAGTTTCAGCAAGCCTGCCCGTAATTCAAAAGGCATCGAAGCGTTTCTTTATAAAATCAAGAACGCACCCAGCGAAGTCTTCAATGCAAAAGTAGACCGCGACAATCACCGCGAGTTATGGGACCATTGGCGGGCCTATGAAGCCAAGCGCGCATTTGACCTTATGCGAGACCAACCCCAAAGCTGGGTAGTAGGCACAGGTCACGGCTCGCTGATCAACCTCAAATTCCGTGCTCCGTTGGATGGTCCTGACGGCCATGGAATGCGTTATATATCCATTATGCACAACGGATATGTATTCGTATTCTACAAAACCGGACTGATCGGATTGTGTGTGTTGCTTTTCTTCCTGGTAAGGCTGTATCGCTATCTCTATCGCCCACCTTTTGACGAACGGCATGCATTCGTGCTGAAGTTACTTTCCTCCGTAGGACTGTTTTACTTTTTTACGACGCTGATTATTACAGGCATCTATATTCCGAAAGACTGCATCATGCTTTTCCTCGGAGGTCTTCTTGCTGTGGAGTGGAAATTGCGCGTATCGCCGGTTCAGTCTTCGGTTAGCGCGTCATAGACGTGTCCGATGGACGACGCGTATCGCTCTGCCGAGAAAACGGCCTCTGCGCGACGTTTACCCGCTTGTCCAAATGACACCATTTTCGACGCATCTGCGAGCAGGATGGATAATTTCGAAGCGAGGTCGTCTTTATCATTCGGCGTGAAGAGAA
This genomic interval from Flavobacterium sp. HJ-32-4 contains the following:
- a CDS encoding O-antigen ligase family protein, with translation MERTNRFFPVLFSLVLLSEMYFSFHFNVLLQLGVLTLIVFSLKRIKMPPSVLSQATPLVVLFLLGFIGLLFQGYPLKEIVKDVLHFGKPLLALSIGYFVARSLSDYRTFFKIIVTVALLAAAIHIFNVFFLVGIHSSIEDVREGFLDNFIELFAMVILWFGRKEFPLFGPRKRFLFLALLGLSSALYFSRATFVVAILLTVSALGYSRLNKTALKALVLVGIVVGGLFVYLSFSKPARNSKGIEAFLYKIKNAPSEVFNAKVDRDNHRELWDHWRAYEAKRAFDLMRDQPQSWVVGTGHGSLINLKFRAPLDGPDGHGMRYISIMHNGYVFVFYKTGLIGLCVLLFFLVRLYRYLYRPPFDERHAFVLKLLSSVGLFYFFTTLIITGIYIPKDCIMLFLGGLLAVEWKLRVSPVQSSVSAS
- the gmd gene encoding GDP-mannose 4,6-dehydratase, which codes for MKKALITGINGQDGSYLAELLLEKGYEVHGIIRRSSTFNTERIEHLYIDSLLKDLHQKKRISLHYGDMTDSTNLIRLVQQLKPDEIYNLAAQSHVKVSFELPEYTAETDGIGTLRLLEAVRICGLTETTRIYQASTSELYGKVQEVPQKETTPFYPRSPYGVAKIYAYWITKNYRESYGMFAVNGILFNHESERRGETFVTRKITLSASRIAHGIQEKLYLGNLDAKRDWGYAKDYVECMWLMLQQETPEDYVIATGVQHSVRAFCELAFRHAGIELEWTGAGESEKGVCRKTGRVLIEVDPNYYRPAEVESLLGDPTKARTQLGWDPGRTSLEQLVAIMMKHDLTYVKRFADRESLKLFE